The genomic DNA ACGGGCTCTTGGAATCGATAAATCACTACACTTCTGCGGCCCTCAACCACACGAAGTCGTGGCAAACGAAATGTCAAATTCGTTTGCTTTTGTCCAACACTCAATCGAAGCATCCAACGGTGATTGTGAAGGAACTCCGAACTCAATCCTTGAAGCAGGAGCAAGTGGAAAACCTGTCGTCTCTACCAGACACGCTGGAATCCCAGATGTTGTCATCGACTCAGAGACAGGGTATCTCGTAGACGAACGCGATGTTCAGGGAATGGCCAATCGAATGATCGACCTAGCTTTGGCTCCCGAGATCGCAGCCCGCATGGGTACTGCTGCCCGTGAAAGAATATCAACTGAATTCACAATGAGCAAAAGTATTGACAAACTGTTTAACATATTACAGTCCGTGACCAACAAGGGAATTCAATGACAAAGCCAGAAGTCTCAGTCGTCATCCCTTGCTACAATGGCTCTCCATTCCTGCGCGAGACGCTCGACTCAGCGATTAACCAAACGCACCGACCTCTGGAAATCATTGTCATCGACGATGGTTCAACAGACGATTCAGCTGCAATTGCAGAGTCGTTCGGGGCTCCAGTTCGAGTCATTCGCCAGGAAAACCAAGGTGAATCCGTTGCTCGAAATCGGGGTATCGACGAAGCAAAAGGTGAATGGATTGCCTTCTTAGATGCTGACGACCTTTGGGCTCCGGAAAAACTCGAGCGTCAACTCTCCCTGATTGACGAGACAACCGTTGCCGTCCATACCGAACTTCAGTCATTTGGGACCGTCGACTCTCAAAGCAACATCGCTGCAATCCCAGAAAGCACTCGCTACCAGCCTTTTACTGTCGCTGTTAAAAACCCCATAGTGACACCTTCCAGCCTGATAGTCAGACGCAGTTTACATTTGCGATTTCCAACCTGGACGAAGCACGCAGAAGATCTCATATACTGCCTTGAGTTAATTCGGCTTGGAGTGGTCAAGTTAGTCCCTGAACACCTCACTCTTTACCGCAAGCACTCTGAAAGCCAATCTGCCGACCCGACTCGCGAAATGCGATGGTTTGAATCACTCGAACAGTGGATTGAAACAAACAAAGAC from Thalassoglobus polymorphus includes the following:
- a CDS encoding glycosyltransferase family 2 protein — translated: MTKPEVSVVIPCYNGSPFLRETLDSAINQTHRPLEIIVIDDGSTDDSAAIAESFGAPVRVIRQENQGESVARNRGIDEAKGEWIAFLDADDLWAPEKLERQLSLIDETTVAVHTELQSFGTVDSQSNIAAIPESTRYQPFTVAVKNPIVTPSSLIVRRSLHLRFPTWTKHAEDLIYCLELIRLGVVKLVPEHLTLYRKHSESQSADPTREMRWFESLEQWIETNKDFQPEEKKEILNERLRRVTFSAWTAKENRDWESYWKIRNYLLAHKGNPKVNEILSNKIYHPLLYKIKDAFSPEKTST